Part of the Veillonellaceae bacterium genome, CTTTGCAATCGCTGTTAGGTCATTTGCAAGTTCGCGCGAATTGCTGCAGCCGGCGGCACCGCCCACTTCCTTAATATCAACGTTCACCCCATGCATAGCCGCAGCAGCATTAATAACACGATAGGCTTCATCTGCCATGAATTTGTTAATCGCACTATTGCCGCCTCTAGTTTCAAGCTTGATTACAGCTTTTGACGGAATAACATTACGTCCGCTGCCGGCGTGCATTATACCGACATTTATCCGTGATGAACCTAAACTATGCCTCGGTATTGCATGCAGGTTAAGCACTGCAACCGCCGCAGCCAGCAAGGCATTTCGCCCAACTTCCGGCGCTGCTCCGGCATGAGCAGGTACGCCGGTAAAGGTTGCATCATATTTGCTTGTTGCCAAAAACCCTTTAACATTGCAGGCAATCTGACCCGTTTTTTGTAATTGAAAACCAAAATGCATCCCCAATAAATAATCAACATCGTCAACTATCCCTTTAGCTACCATGGCTTTAGCACCGCGAACGCCTTCTTCGGCCGGTTGGAAGATAAATTTGATTTTTCCCCGCAGGCCATCTTTTAATTCTGCCAAAATTTCTGCAATTGCCAGACCAACGGCAGCATGCCCATCATGACCGCAGGCGTGCATTGCGCCCTTATTAATCGAGCCAAAGTTCTCGCAAGATGGACGGTGCTCACGAGTTTCCGCTTCATTGGCATCATTGGCATCCAAATCAAATCTCAGCGCAACTGTCGGTCCGGGCTTTGTGAACTCCAAGATCCCCATTACCCCAGTCTTGCCACCAGCCATTTTGCTTACCCATTCAGGACTAGCGCCTTGAGTAATAGCCCGCCTTGCATGCTGTTCAAGTTCGTTTGGCGCCGGTACTCCCATCATATTATCAGCATCTACTACTTCCTCGCCGACTAGCACCTGATAACCCAATCTGGTCAGTTCATCAGCCACGATTGATGCTGTCCTGAATTCTGTCCAGCCAGTTTCAGCATGACGGTGAAAATCCCGCCTTCTCACAATTGTTTTATCATTTAATTTATTTGCTAACTCTGCAATCATAGGCTCTAGTGCCACTCAGATCCCCCCATATAGACCGATCAATATTATTATATCAAACCTCTTTAGACAAAGACGGGATTCAATAAAAAAACGTTACCCGCCACTTACTAGGGTAACGTCGTAATCTTACTGTTCTAAATCGGCCTGACTGCCAATTAGACTGTCAGCTCCATCATGGGACATCTCAGGCGAATATGGCGAGTGGGTTACTCCCATTTGCCGCGCCTGTTTTAATAAATACATATATTTTTTTTCAGTCGCCTGCATTAAAAAGACTGCGTGATCAACCAAGTCCTTATCACTAACTGTATCATAATATGATTGCGCAGCCAGCCACTCCTGCCGAGCCTGCTCTACAACATCAGCCAGCTTGGGCAGCGGCTTAGGTTCTGGTGGCTTATTGTCTAGCAATTGCTCAAACAAATTTCGTACCGTCGCCATATTTAAGTTAAATTGCATACCTCATCCCCTCCTAAGGTTATTTTTCCCAAAGGACAGGTTTATTAAACAATATATATCATATTATTACTTAGAGGAGTTTCTTGTTTATAATGGAAATATGGCATAAAGTTTAGTTAAACGGAGGTGATTATCATCAGCAACCGACTGTTTGAAAATAAAATAGCCACACTACTGGCGGCGGGACTACTGATAATCTCACTGCTGGCGCTAGGCGGCTGTTCCGTGAACGATCAGCAAACTCCTCCTCCCAGCCAACTTCGTAAACCCTTCATTCCGCCGGCTGATCATTTAGTTGCGACAGGCTACCAATCCGGCTATGAGCTAAAAAATCTACCCGGAGATATCTCGTTGCTGTTCGATAATACCCAAAACGGCTTTCACGTAAAAGCCGCGTTATTTAGATTAGCAGACACAAAAACAGAACTAGCCGCAATTTTTACTATTCGTAAAGGTGAGCAATTTACCGTAAGTAATTTAGCGTCTGGCTCCTATGAGCTCCAGTTCCAGAATTTTTATACCGGTAAATACTTTAAGCTACCCCCCCTTCACGTCTCCAAGAGTGCCAACATTAGTCTAATACCGCTCTACCAGACTGATAATGCGAATTTTGGAATACAACCAATTCCTCGCGCCGATTTCTAAATTAAAAAACAAACAGCTTGCGCCGAGCATGAGCGCACAAGCCGCTAGTAAACTTATAAGAGGCCGTCTATCGACAGCCTCTTTTGTTTATTTACATCTCTCGCCGGTTTTCCAGCGCTTTAGACAATGTTACTTCGTCAGCATACTCAAGATCAGCCCCCACAGGTAAGCCATGGGCAATACGACTGACTTTTATACCAAGCGGTTTTAATAACTTAGCGATATACATGGCAGTAGCTTCACCCTCGACATCAGGGTCTGTTGCCATAATTACCTCTTTTACTTCTTCATTCTGCAAGCGGGCGAGCAGTTCTTTAACCTTAATTTCTTCAGGCCCAATTCCTTCAAGCGGCGACAGTGCACCGTGCAGCACATGATAAAGACCTTTAAATTCCCGTGTTCGTTCCATAGCAGCAACATCACGCGGCTCTTCAATTACGCACAAAAGCGTCCTGTCGCGATTTTCACCCCGGCAGATCCGGCATGGATCGCAATCGGTTAAATTGAAACATTGGCTGCAATAGCCGACTTTCTCTTTAGCCTCCACAATAGCCTGCGCTAACTCTCGGGCTTTGACCTTATCCATTTCTAGAATATGATAAGCCAGCCGGACAGCCGACTTTGGCCCAATCCCGGGCAAAACACGGAATTGCTCAATCAGCTTTACCAGCGGCGCTATATATTGCATTAGAACATTCCGGGCGGAAGGTTAAGGCCGCCAGTCAGTTTGCTCATCTCACTTGCCATCATATCTTCAACCTTCTTAACAGCCTCGTTAACGGCAGCGGCAACTAGATCTTCTAACATTTCGACATCTTCAGGATCAACAGCGGTAGGCGCAATTTTAAGCGACTTAATCTGTTTTTCGCCGTTCATTACGACCTTTATAGCTCCGCCCCCAGCAGATACCTCGATGGTGCGCGTTTTTAACTCTTCCTGCATCTTAGCCATATCAGCCTGCAACTTTTGAACCTTTTTCATCATACCAGCCATATTACCCATATTACCAAACATAGTATTCCTCCCTATTTTTATTTTTCTTCTTTTACAATCTTACCGCCAAACATTTTAATAGCTTCCCGTAAGGCAGGATGCTGAGCCGCAATATTTTCCGCCTCGGCATTGGCTTTAGGCTGGGCCGGCGGAGGTGCTTTGACCGCCTTGGGCTCAGCACTGCCAAGCACACAGCTAACAGCTATATTCTTGCCGCATACTTGGGTAAAAATCTTTTCAAGAATTGCCCGAAAATCTTCTTTCTCGGTACGTTCTTTAGGAAAAGTTGCGGTAAATTGAATTGTTGCTTTATTGTCCGTCAAGCTAATCAGCTGCCCCTGCGCAACACAGGCATGAACTGACCGCTTGCCGTTGGCAATAAGTTCTTTAAGAACTCTGTCCCAAGCTTCTTTAATCCCGGCTGAAAATTCAACCTTAGGTACAGCAGGCTCAACAGCGGTTGGGGCCGCAGCAGCCTTTGGTTCTGCCGTTGGGGCTGCTGAACCCTTTGGCCCTGCCATTGGAGCCGCTGCCGGAACAAAGACCGGGGCATTATGCTCAGGGATGGGCGGAGGAGCCGACGGCAGCTCCGCTCGGGGCGTCAGCGACGCACGGACCGGCGTAGCATTGACGGGCGCTCCGCCGGCCAATTTAGCCTCTAGAATCGCGATGCGTTCAACCAAATCAGTCAGTTCCTCACCGCCCGACCGGCGGCATGCCGATAAAAATGCAATTTCAGCCGGTATCCGCGGTTCAGGCGCCCATTTTGCCTCATTCGACGCCTCATTTAAAAGCTTAATAAGTTTGACTAGCTCGGCATGGCTAAATTTGGCGCTCTGCTCAGCCAAAATCGCCTTATCCTCGCTGTACATTGCAATATTATCAATCTCCGGCGCAGCCTTATAGAGCATTAGGCTCCGGGCATGGAGCGCCATTTCCAATAAGACCTGCCTGACATCTTTCCCCTTATTAATAAGTTCGTCAAGTTCTGTTAACGCCGTTTTAACATCCCGTTCAGCCAAACTCTCAGTCAAACGCCAAATCCATTCATGACCAACCAAGCCCAACAATTGACGGACTCTAACTGCTGTAATAGCCCCTTCGCCCAGCGTAGTACACTGATCCAGAATACTCAACGCATCCCTAAGCCCGCCGTCAGCATGAACGGCAATTAGCCGAAGTGCGTCATTAGCGACCTCCAAGCCGCTCTTAGCCGCAACCTCAGCCAGTCTTGCTTCTATCTCCTGCACCCCGATGCGGCGAAAATCATACCGCTGACATCTTGAGTGAATGGTTGCAGGAATCTTGTGCGCCTCGGTCGTTGCCAACACGAATACTACATGGGCCGGCGGTTCTTCCAATGTCTTTAACAATGCATTAAAAGCTTCGGTAGTCAGCATATGTACTTCATCGATAATATATACTTTATACCTGCCGTCAACCGGGGCAAATTTAACGGTTTCCCGCAAATCACGAATTTCATCAATACCACGATTTGAGGCGGCGTCAACTTCAAAAACGTCCATCGACGTTCCTTCGGTAATCTTCTGGCAATTAGAACAAGTATTGCAGGGCGTAGGAGTCGGTCCATGCTCACAATTTAACGCTTTAGCTAAAATCTTGGCCGTACTAGTCTTACCTGTGCCGCGCGGGCCGGCGAATAGATAGGCATGCGTAATCCGCCCGGTGCTGAGCGCATTTTTTAATGTAATACTAATATGATCTTGACCGACAAGATTATCAAAATCCTGCGGCCGCCATTGCCGGTATAATGCCACATAGGCCATGATTCTTACCTCCTCACAGCACCTATTCTAATTCCACATAAGAATAAATTATCCTCTTTACTGTAAATAACCCCTCCGCTATAAGGCGCAAAAATCCTACCATACTTTCGGATCAATCAACTATTTTTTGACAACTTTTCATGTCAATAAAAATATATATATATATAAATGAAACTAAATTATTGGAAGCCTAAAATTTCAATGTCCATATTTAGCAGTAAAAATAATTGCCGTTTTTGCCTTTCATATATATAATGAGTTTAAACAGTGTTTAAATTACGCCTTAACTTAATTATGTATTTTGTAGTAATGGGGGAGAGACGTATAAAAATGGCTAATATTTTGCGTGTTGGCATTGACATTGGTTCAACAACAATAAAGATGATTGTCCTCGACGAGCAGAACAATATTGTATTTCAGCAATATGCCCGCCACTTTTCGGATACAATTGCTGCTTTTCAGGCTGTGTTAAGCAATGCCCAACATGTTTTGCGTAAAAGACTGCTTTCCGTGATATTTACCGGTTCCGGGGGTATGGGAATTTCCCATTCTTTAGACTTGCCGTTTGTCCAAGAGGTTATTGCTTCAACAAATGCGGTTAAACGTATTATCCCGGCGACAAACACCGCAATCGAGCTCGGCGGAGAAGATGCCAAAATAACCTACTTCGGCAGTACGGTAGAACAGCGAATGAATGGTGTTTGCGCCGGCGGGACCGGAGCCTTTATCGATCATATGGCGGCACTGCTGCACACCGATCCGCTTGGCTTGAATGAACTGGCTAAGAACTATAAAACTATTTATCCCATTGCCTCTCGGTGCGGAGTATTTGCCAAAACCGATGTTCAGGCACTCATGAATGAAGGTGCTTCTAAAGAAGATATTGCCGCCTCTGTGCTGCAAGCTGTTGTTAATCAGACCATCAGCAGTCTGGCTCAAGGACGGGCAATCGGCGGCAACGTCGCCTTTCTCGGCGGTCCTCTGCACTTCTTATCAGAGCTGCGGCGCCGCTTTACTGAGACATTAGACTTAAAACCCGAGCAAATATTTAACCCTGATTGCTCGCTGTATTTTGTCGCACTCGGCGCAGCTTTAACCGCGCAGCACGCCCCTATTTCGTATGAAGTTATGCATGATAAAGCTCTGAAATTATCTAATCTGGTCCATAAAAGCGAAGATTCCCTGAGTCCGCTTTTTTCGGACAAACAGGAATATGAGCAGTTTATTGCCAGGCATGAACAGAGCTCGGTACAGCGCGGAAATTTGGCCGAATATGCCGGCAAGGCTTATCTGGGA contains:
- the dnaX gene encoding DNA polymerase III subunit gamma/tau; protein product: MAYVALYRQWRPQDFDNLVGQDHISITLKNALSTGRITHAYLFAGPRGTGKTSTAKILAKALNCEHGPTPTPCNTCSNCQKITEGTSMDVFEVDAASNRGIDEIRDLRETVKFAPVDGRYKVYIIDEVHMLTTEAFNALLKTLEEPPAHVVFVLATTEAHKIPATIHSRCQRYDFRRIGVQEIEARLAEVAAKSGLEVANDALRLIAVHADGGLRDALSILDQCTTLGEGAITAVRVRQLLGLVGHEWIWRLTESLAERDVKTALTELDELINKGKDVRQVLLEMALHARSLMLYKAAPEIDNIAMYSEDKAILAEQSAKFSHAELVKLIKLLNEASNEAKWAPEPRIPAEIAFLSACRRSGGEELTDLVERIAILEAKLAGGAPVNATPVRASLTPRAELPSAPPPIPEHNAPVFVPAAAPMAGPKGSAAPTAEPKAAAAPTAVEPAVPKVEFSAGIKEAWDRVLKELIANGKRSVHACVAQGQLISLTDNKATIQFTATFPKERTEKEDFRAILEKIFTQVCGKNIAVSCVLGSAEPKAVKAPPPAQPKANAEAENIAAQHPALREAIKMFGGKIVKEEK
- a CDS encoding M20 family metallo-hydrolase, with the translated sequence MIAELANKLNDKTIVRRRDFHRHAETGWTEFRTASIVADELTRLGYQVLVGEEVVDADNMMGVPAPNELEQHARRAITQGASPEWVSKMAGGKTGVMGILEFTKPGPTVALRFDLDANDANEAETREHRPSCENFGSINKGAMHACGHDGHAAVGLAIAEILAELKDGLRGKIKFIFQPAEEGVRGAKAMVAKGIVDDVDYLLGMHFGFQLQKTGQIACNVKGFLATSKYDATFTGVPAHAGAAPEVGRNALLAAAVAVLNLHAIPRHSLGSSRINVGIMHAGSGRNVIPSKAVIKLETRGGNSAINKFMADEAYRVINAAAAMHGVNVDIKEVGGAAGCSNSRELANDLTAIAKELGIFSEIVDECDFGASEDCSYFMERVQERGGQAAYALIGVGLAAGHHDSYFDFDESALGMAVKFVGTAAANLLMR
- a CDS encoding DUF2508 family protein, giving the protein MQFNLNMATVRNLFEQLLDNKPPEPKPLPKLADVVEQARQEWLAAQSYYDTVSDKDLVDHAVFLMQATEKKYMYLLKQARQMGVTHSPYSPEMSHDGADSLIGSQADLEQ
- a CDS encoding YbaB/EbfC family nucleoid-associated protein, producing the protein MFGNMGNMAGMMKKVQKLQADMAKMQEELKTRTIEVSAGGGAIKVVMNGEKQIKSLKIAPTAVDPEDVEMLEDLVAAAVNEAVKKVEDMMASEMSKLTGGLNLPPGMF
- the recR gene encoding recombination protein RecR, encoding MQYIAPLVKLIEQFRVLPGIGPKSAVRLAYHILEMDKVKARELAQAIVEAKEKVGYCSQCFNLTDCDPCRICRGENRDRTLLCVIEEPRDVAAMERTREFKGLYHVLHGALSPLEGIGPEEIKVKELLARLQNEEVKEVIMATDPDVEGEATAMYIAKLLKPLGIKVSRIAHGLPVGADLEYADEVTLSKALENRREM